CCTTTTATCGCAATCCTGATTTGATATCCTCCGTGCGTGAAGCGCTTAATGAGATTTATGATCTGGAGCGTTTAGCGGTTAAGGTGAGTACTGCTAAGGTATTGCCTAAGGAATTGGTGCAACTAAAGCGTGCTTTGTTGCTGGCCAATGATATTAAGGCCCTTTGTGAGAAGGATGAAGCTTTCAATTCCTTAGTAGGGAAAATCCATCCCGCCAAGGATTTAATTGCTCGTATTGCAAGCACCCTGAAGGATGAGCCTCAAAACAATATGGCCAAGGGCGAGTATGTTCGGGAAGGCGTTTCTGAAGAGCTAGACGAATACCGCGAGTTGATGTATAATGGCAAGGATAAATTGCTGGAGATACAACAGCGGGAAGCGGAAAAAACTGGCATTGCCAATCTGAAGATTGCCTTTAATAATGTCTTCGGGTACTATTTGGAAGTGCGTAATACACATAAGGACAAGGTTCCGGAAGAATGGATTCGCAAACAAACCCTGGTAAGTGCGGAGCGCTATATAACACAGGAACTCAAGGAATATGAGCAAAAGATTCTGCAGGCCGAAGAAAAGATCGTTTCTCTCGAGCAGGAGATTTATCAGCAACTCCTACAAGATTTACTGGCTCAATTAGGGCTTATTCAATCCAATGCCCAAGTATTAGCAGAAGTGGATTGTTTGAGTGCCTTTGCTTACCTGGCCCAACGCAATGATTACCATCGACCTGAAATGAATGAGGGTGATGAGATTGAGATTAAAGACGGGCGGCATCCGGTTATTGAAAAGAGCCTGAAGGCGGGTGATGAATATGTCGCCAACGATGTGACATTGGATCGTGAAAGTCAGCAGCTCCTAATGATTACCGGTCCGAATATGAGTGGTAAGTCGGCCTTATTGCGGCAAACCGCTTTAATTAGTCTGATGGCTCAGATCGGAAGTTTTGTTCCGGCCAGTACAGCCAAACTGGGTTATTTGGATAAGATCTTCGTAAGAGTTGGGGCTTCAGATAATATCTCACAAGGGGAATCGACCTTTATGGTGGAGATGAATGAAACCGCCAGCATTCTAAATAACCTCTCTGAGCGAAGTTTAATCCTCTTGGATGAGATTGGTCGAGGTACCAGCACTTATGACGGGATAAGCATTGCCTGGAGCATTGCCGAGTATTTACACGAGCATCCTAGCAGAGCGAAAACCTTGTTTGCAACCCATTATCATGAATTGAATGAAATGGAAGGCAATTTCGAGCGCATTCGCAATTTTAATGTGAGTGTAAAGGAAATGGGGGATAAGATCATCTTCATGCGCAAGCTGAGTGAGGGAGGTAGTGCCCACAGCTTTGGTATCCATGTAGCCCGAATG
The Croceimicrobium hydrocarbonivorans genome window above contains:
- the mutS gene encoding DNA mismatch repair protein MutS — protein: MQQYNEIKQKHPDAILLFRVGDFYETFGEDAIAASRILGIVLTKRANGSASEIELAGFPHHSLDTYLPKLVRTGRRVAICDQLEDPKQTKTIVKRGITELVTPGLTTHDQVLNSGENNFLAAVHMGASLQGVAFCDLSTGEFMVAQGNHEQVDKLLQSLRPTEVLYSKSKRRVFEDVYASQAYSFPLDEWIFQFEFAEQSLLDHFKVKSLKGFGIEAMEEAIIASGAIFHYLKETHHNRLDHIQSINRLDNGEYVWMDRFTVRNLELFESNSRGGQSLLGVINETCSPMGSRLMQRWLAMPLVDMQRLGKRHDHVEAFYRNPDLISSVREALNEIYDLERLAVKVSTAKVLPKELVQLKRALLLANDIKALCEKDEAFNSLVGKIHPAKDLIARIASTLKDEPQNNMAKGEYVREGVSEELDEYRELMYNGKDKLLEIQQREAEKTGIANLKIAFNNVFGYYLEVRNTHKDKVPEEWIRKQTLVSAERYITQELKEYEQKILQAEEKIVSLEQEIYQQLLQDLLAQLGLIQSNAQVLAEVDCLSAFAYLAQRNDYHRPEMNEGDEIEIKDGRHPVIEKSLKAGDEYVANDVTLDRESQQLLMITGPNMSGKSALLRQTALISLMAQIGSFVPASTAKLGYLDKIFVRVGASDNISQGESTFMVEMNETASILNNLSERSLILLDEIGRGTSTYDGISIAWSIAEYLHEHPSRAKTLFATHYHELNEMEGNFERIRNFNVSVKEMGDKIIFMRKLSEGGSAHSFGIHVARMAGMPALVISRSQKILTELEASRANGREAETLNDQAKEMQLSFFQLDDPILDEIRKDIENLDINTLTPVEALMKLNEIKKKIGA